In a single window of the Sulfitobacter indolifex genome:
- a CDS encoding YciI family protein has protein sequence MPFMIETWDKDGNHALRLKLRDRHLDYLDQHQTLLLACGAKLSDDGAFASGGIYLVDVEDRASAEDFIQNDPFHEAGLFQRVEVIRWRKAYLAGKREL, from the coding sequence ATGCCTTTCATGATCGAAACATGGGATAAGGATGGCAACCACGCGCTTCGCCTTAAGCTGCGGGACCGCCACCTCGACTACCTAGATCAGCATCAAACGCTTCTTTTGGCATGTGGGGCGAAGCTCTCGGACGATGGTGCTTTCGCGTCCGGGGGGATCTATCTGGTCGATGTCGAGGATAGGGCCTCGGCCGAAGACTTCATCCAAAATGACCCTTTCCACGAAGCGGGTCTGTTCCAGCGGGTCGAGGTGATCCGCTGGCGCAAGGCATATCTGGCCGGAAAACGGGAGTTATAA
- the catC gene encoding muconolactone Delta-isomerase, translated as MLFQVNMTVKLPADMPTSEVEEIKMREKAYSQKLQESGEWRHIWRVTGTYANLSIFDVSNADRLHEIISGLPLFPYMDIDVKSLVRHPSSVRADDS; from the coding sequence ATGCTTTTTCAGGTGAATATGACCGTAAAGCTGCCGGCAGATATGCCGACGAGCGAAGTTGAAGAGATTAAGATGCGGGAAAAAGCCTACTCCCAAAAGCTGCAGGAAAGCGGCGAATGGCGCCATATCTGGCGTGTAACCGGCACCTATGCAAACCTGTCGATATTCGACGTCAGCAATGCTGATAGATTACATGAGATTATCTCGGGTCTTCCGCTTTTTCCCTATATGGACATCGACGTGAAATCCCTGGTCCGCCATCCCTCCTCGGTACGCGCCGACGACAGCTGA
- a CDS encoding LysR substrate-binding domain-containing protein: MNRSLTATLRQYEAFDVVAETLHFGRAAQLLGVAQPALTQQIKQLEAEFGGELLFDRNRRRVLLTEFGETVLPEVRALLRQAHRVENIADAARGGRRGRIELAYIGSASYAGVLGRVLKTFRAGTDVDLVLHELDMDLQIREIVAGRIDAGFVRLPLSGVPDVLVTRDILEEDIMLALPRGHRLEGAESVRMADLCKESFIFTHLGPDLGFAACAYALCSDAGFTPHIAHRARQFTAIVSFVSAGLGVAFVPASVARMAEVGVSFVRISDATVTSRIGLAHLDAPTNPTLRRLLAILEPIDRL, from the coding sequence ATGAATAGAAGTTTGACGGCGACCTTGCGCCAGTATGAAGCTTTCGACGTCGTCGCCGAAACTTTGCATTTTGGGCGAGCGGCTCAACTTCTAGGTGTCGCTCAACCAGCGCTGACGCAACAGATCAAACAGCTCGAAGCCGAGTTCGGGGGCGAGCTATTGTTTGACCGAAACCGCCGTCGTGTACTGTTGACCGAATTTGGCGAAACTGTTTTGCCAGAGGTGCGCGCCCTGCTGAGGCAGGCTCACCGCGTCGAAAATATTGCTGACGCCGCGCGCGGTGGGCGGCGCGGTCGTATCGAGTTGGCTTACATTGGATCCGCGTCTTATGCTGGCGTTCTTGGACGTGTTTTGAAGACATTTCGGGCGGGCACGGATGTCGATCTGGTTTTGCATGAATTGGACATGGATCTTCAAATCCGCGAGATCGTCGCAGGCAGGATCGATGCCGGATTTGTGCGCTTGCCGCTCTCGGGGGTGCCAGATGTGCTGGTGACGAGGGACATTTTAGAAGAAGATATCATGTTGGCTCTTCCCAGAGGACATAGACTGGAGGGGGCGGAATCCGTGCGCATGGCCGATCTGTGCAAAGAAAGCTTTATTTTTACCCATCTCGGCCCTGATCTCGGATTTGCCGCCTGCGCTTATGCGCTGTGCAGCGACGCTGGTTTTACCCCCCACATTGCCCATCGTGCCCGACAGTTCACTGCGATCGTCAGTTTTGTCTCTGCCGGTCTGGGCGTGGCATTTGTGCCCGCTTCTGTTGCTCGTATGGCGGAGGTAGGGGTCAGCTTTGTGCGGATCTCTGATGCCACCGTAACGAGCCGGATCGGCCTTGCCCATCTTGATGCCCCAACCAATCCTACCCTGCGCCGTTTGCTTGCGATCCTAGAGCCGATTGACCGGCTGTGA
- a CDS encoding TolC family outer membrane protein — MDIPHLKRSLRRAGVALPLTLALLMPRPLWAETLADALVGAYEYSGLLDQNRALLRAADEDVASAKAALKPVLRWAGALTQSFGNTRASSLAPSQSTEALTASINLIGELLLYDFGASQYRIEATKETVLATRQTLLDLEQRVLLRAVAAYMGVIEASDVVALRNNNLRLLTQELRAARDRFEVGEVTNTDVALAEAQLAQARSGLAGAEGALLRAVEEYINVVGRRPGNLSPPPQLPNVGGNIEAAKALAVRRHPAVAAAQHQVAAAGLAVSSNEAAMKPRVTLQGNYGLSETFDSQRYNRSGSVGVEAGQTIYQGGALSSAVRRAMAQQDAQRANLHVVSREVSQEVGNAYASLTSARAQLEASDRQIRAARTAFEGVREEAKLGARTTLDVLDAEQVLLDAESTRVTARANLYIAAYAVLAATGQLTARDLRLPVQLYDAAAYYNLVKDGPAKYSKQGKALDRVLRAIQKN; from the coding sequence ATGGACATACCTCATCTCAAACGGTCCCTGCGACGCGCAGGTGTCGCTTTGCCCCTCACGCTGGCGCTGTTGATGCCGCGTCCCCTATGGGCCGAAACCTTGGCGGACGCTCTGGTTGGTGCCTATGAGTATTCGGGGCTCTTGGATCAAAACCGCGCTTTGTTGCGCGCCGCTGATGAAGATGTGGCCAGCGCCAAAGCCGCGCTCAAACCGGTGCTGCGGTGGGCTGGGGCGTTGACGCAGAGCTTTGGCAACACGCGGGCCTCCAGTCTCGCGCCCTCGCAGTCCACGGAAGCTCTGACCGCGTCGATCAACCTGATCGGAGAGTTGCTGCTGTATGATTTTGGCGCAAGCCAATACCGGATTGAGGCGACAAAAGAGACGGTGCTGGCCACCCGCCAGACGTTGCTTGACCTCGAACAGCGGGTGCTGCTGCGCGCCGTGGCTGCCTATATGGGGGTCATTGAGGCCTCGGATGTTGTGGCGCTGCGCAACAACAACCTGCGTCTCTTGACTCAAGAGTTGCGTGCTGCGCGCGACCGTTTTGAAGTGGGGGAGGTGACCAACACGGATGTCGCTCTCGCGGAAGCGCAATTGGCACAGGCCCGCAGCGGGCTGGCAGGGGCCGAGGGCGCCTTGCTGCGCGCTGTTGAGGAATACATCAATGTGGTCGGGCGCAGACCCGGCAATCTCAGCCCCCCACCGCAGCTGCCCAATGTGGGTGGCAATATCGAGGCTGCCAAGGCGCTGGCGGTCCGGCGCCATCCCGCCGTTGCGGCCGCGCAACATCAAGTTGCGGCCGCAGGGTTGGCGGTCAGTTCAAACGAGGCGGCAATGAAGCCTCGGGTGACGCTGCAAGGGAACTACGGTCTTTCAGAGACATTTGACAGTCAGCGCTACAATCGCAGTGGCAGTGTTGGGGTGGAGGCCGGTCAGACGATCTATCAAGGTGGCGCTTTATCCTCAGCCGTACGGCGGGCCATGGCCCAGCAGGATGCGCAGCGCGCCAATCTTCATGTTGTGAGCCGCGAGGTTTCTCAGGAGGTCGGCAATGCCTATGCGTCTTTGACGTCCGCACGGGCGCAACTTGAAGCCTCAGACCGGCAGATCCGCGCGGCGCGCACCGCTTTTGAGGGGGTGCGTGAAGAAGCAAAGCTGGGCGCCCGGACCACATTGGATGTTCTGGATGCTGAGCAGGTGTTGCTGGATGCGGAATCGACGCGGGTCACCGCACGCGCCAATCTCTATATCGCGGCCTATGCCGTCTTGGCTGCCACCGGGCAGCTCACGGCGCGAGATCTGCGCCTGCCCGTGCAGCTTTATGATGCTGCGGCCTATTACAATCTGGTCAAGGACGGCCCCGCCAAATATTCCAAGCAGGGCAAAGCGCTCGACCGAGTTCTGCGGGCAATTCAAAAGAACTGA